In Cotesia glomerata isolate CgM1 linkage group LG1, MPM_Cglom_v2.3, whole genome shotgun sequence, one genomic interval encodes:
- the LOC123273248 gene encoding acylglycerol kinase, mitochondrial → MSRVIKFFTTIRNNWKKSLVGAAALSYGASYANDTYQTHLLMREYCEQAVKYGDQILPLSQKPRHITVILNPVAKKRKAKKLFEKYCEPLLHLAGIAVTIIQTEQENQARSLIENLNFHTDAILVAGGDGTLLDVVTGLMRKCNGSIFCAKQTPVGILPLGEVNRLCDSIFSRQYDNLPHIHEMIDATMAVVHGNTKSVDIMKVEPIEQNEEESIKPIYALGVIELGAWRDAYSRREKYWYWGGLRRYVTYIFNGFKKDVMWNCNATIRYSDPCIGCSKCYQPDKSPVQSDVRWWHVFIPKKVTYAQSNEIDYSKVKNDNCDTFKETSITTTELSLTTRNTDKLKPGVPAVKLQIGPEHISYFDFVAEGWNRIKGLNNVVQQTLEIKDFEFLPESTEDSEKEQYFSMDNEEFELKPMKITLIPNAVKIFCP, encoded by the exons ATGTCACGagtaattaagttttttactacaattagaaataattggaaaaaatcaTTAGTTGGTGCAGCTGCTCTTTCTTATGGAGCTTCTTATGCCAATGATACTTATCA AACTCATTTGTTGATGAGAGAGTACTGTGAGCAAGCGGTTAAATATGGAGATCAAATTCTTCCACTGTCACAAAAACCCCGGCACATTACTGTGATTTTAAATCCAGTCGCTAAGAAAAG GAAAGCAAAAAAGCTTTTCGAAAAATACTGTGAACCATTGCTACACTTGGCCGGTATAGCGGTCACGATAATCCAAACTGAGCAAGAAAACCAGGCAAGGTCTTTAAtagagaatttaaattttcatacaGATGCTATTCTAGTGGCTGGCGGTGATGGTACTTTGCTGGATGTCGTTACAGGACTCATGAGAAAATGTAATGGGAGTATATTTTGCGCAAAACAAACTCCTGTGGGTATTTTACCTCTCGGTGAGGTCAACAGGTTATGCGATTCTATTTTCAGTCGTCAATATGACAATTTACCTCATATACATGAGATGATTGACGCTACCATGGCAGTAGTTCATGGGAACACAAAGTCTGTTGATATCATGAAAGTTGAACCAATTgag cAAAATGAAGAAGAATCAATAAAACCAATCTATGCTCTTGGTGTTATTGAGCTTGGCGCTTGGAGAGATGCTTACTCTAGaagagaaaaatattggtATTGGGGAGGATTAAGAAG gtATGTTACATATATATTCAATGGATTTAAGAAAGACGTCATGTGGAATTGCAATGCAACTATAAGATATTCGGATCCCTGTATAGGATGTTCTAAATGCTATCAGCCAGATAAATCACCCGTACAATCAGATGTCAGATGGTGGCATGTATTCATCCCAAAAAAAGTAACTTATGCGCAAAGCAATGAAATCGATTATAGCaaagtaaaaaatgataattgcgATACGTTCAAAGAGACGTCAATCACAACGACTGAGCTGAGTTTGACGACACGCAACACAGATAAATTGAAGCCAGGTGTGCCGGCGGTTAAGTTACAAATTG GTCCTGAACATATAAGCTACTTTGACTTTGTGGCTGAAGGATGGAACCGTATTAAAGGTTTAAATAATGTTGTACAACAGACATTAGAAATTAAAGACTTCGAGTTTCTCCCTGAGTCTACCGAAGACTCG gaaaaagaacaatatttttcgaTGGATAACGaagaatttgaattaaaaccGATGAAAATAACATTGATACCCAACgctgtaaaaatattttgtccgTAA
- the LOC123273187 gene encoding protein croquemort-like isoform X1: MKTEYQDESMDFVPMHEYETETEASEKLLTLSSKMGDNNNENKSNQETVDQKHKDNDIVNKTNGVQSRPQPKKMAPSKIKLGIIFGVAIVSICAGITVGVLWESIINKIIVKELSLTQTSEKYTMWKETPIPMYLEVYLFNWTNPQDFSVYSKVKPHFNEMGPYVFSEVDYKINQVWNDNETITFQQKRVWHFIASKSNGSLSDKITNINPVAASIGYKLRFKGLFALLAVNSVLKILNESRTVTKTVGELLFDGYDDKLLELVHKLNVTKDLPFSKFGWFYNRNNSETYDGTFNMLTGATGLWDTGILQEWNYSDKSKNFKKECGFINGTLGDAWPTVAENSSVNIFAPDVCTLLNLNFSKEEDHEGLIGKKYVSTSTMLDNGTKVPSRACYCQDVECQPSGTLNVSSCKFGAPAFISLPHFYLADPSYLDAVDGLSPSRNKHEFSMLVEPNFGVPLRVNARLQLNLLIQPIKHLSLYTNIPRIYMPILWFKQEANLTANYARQVKFIATLPLLGHVTFYGIACIGILLMFVGIGVYLKKFRNSDDNQRLIPKTDVNSSTINS; this comes from the exons ATGAAGACTGAATATCAAGATGAATCAATGGATTTTGTACCGATGCA tgaGTACGAAACTGAAACAGAAGCCAgtgaaaaattacttacttTATCAAGTAAAATGGGTGACAATAATAACGAAAATAAAAGCAATCAGGAGACAGTAGACCAAAAGCACAAAGATAATGATATAGTTAATAAAACAAACGGAGTACAAAGCCG aCCACAGCCGAAAAAAATGGCCCcatcaaaaattaaactcGGAATTATTTTTGGAGTTGCTATTGTTTCCATTTGCGCGGGGATAACTGTTGGTGTTTTATGGGAgtctattattaataaaataattgtaaaa gAACTGTCTTTGACACAAACATCAGAAAAATATACCATGTGGAAAGAAACACCTATACCTATGTACTTAGAAGTTTATCTGTTTAATTGGACAAACCCCCAAGATTTTTCGGTATATTCAAAAGTAAAACCCCACTTCAATGAAATGGGTCCTTATGTCTTTag cgaagttgattataaaattaaccaaGTTTGGAATGATAATGAAACGATAACATTCCAACAGAAACGTGTCTGGCATTTCATTGCATCTAAATCGAATGGGTCTTTAAgtgataaaataacaaatataaatcCAGTAGCTGCc tccaTAGGATATAAATTACGGTTCAAAGGACTTTTTGCCCTACTTGCAGTCAAtagtgttttaaaaatattaaacgaaTCACGAACAGTTACCAAGACAGTAGGTGAATTATTATTCGATGGGTACGATGATAAATTATTGGAATTAGTTCATAAACTTAATGTCACTAAGGATTTACCGTTCTCTAAATTCGGTTGGTTTTACAAc CGAAATAATTCCGAGACTTACGACGGAACTTTCAACATGCTGACAGGCGCTACAGGGCTATGGGATACAGGAATACTCCAGGAGTGGAATTACAgtgataaatcaaaaaattttaaaaaagaatgcGGGTTTATCAATGGCACCTTAGGCGATGCATGGCCTACAGTTGCTGAAAATTCTTCAGTTAACATTTTCGCGCCTGACGTCTGTACACTTCTTAATCTAAATTTTAGCAAGGAAGAAGACCATGAAGGCTTGATaggaaaaaaatatgtatctaCATCGACGATGCTGGACAACGGTACCAAAGTACCCTCACGCGCTTGCTATTGTCAGGATGTTGAGTGTCAACCCAGCGGAACGCTTAATGTATCATCGTGTAAATTTGGCGCTCCAGCGTTTATCAGTTTACCGCATTTTTATCTTGCTGATCCGAGTTATCTGGATGCCGTCGACGGTTTATCGCCATCGAGAAACAAACATGAGTTCTCTATGCTTGTTGAACCa AACTTTGGAGTTCCGTTAAGAGTTAACGCGCGTTTACAACTTAATTTGTTGATTCAACCCATAAAACATTTATC ATTATACACAAATATACCACGAATTTATATGCCAATTTTGTGGTTTAAGCAAGAGGCTAATTTGACAGCTAATTATGCGAGACAAGTAAAGTTCATTGCAACTCTTCCATTGTTGGGTCACGTAACTTTTTACGGAATCGCATGCAttggaattttattaatgttcgTGGGAATTGGAGTTTATCTCAAAAAGTTCAGAAATTCAGACGACAATCAACGGCTGATTCCAAAAACAGATGTCAATTCTTCGACGATTAATTcatga
- the LOC123273187 gene encoding protein croquemort-like isoform X2: protein MSTESISVRLENESSPLLPQPKKMAPSKIKLGIIFGVAIVSICAGITVGVLWESIINKIIVKELSLTQTSEKYTMWKETPIPMYLEVYLFNWTNPQDFSVYSKVKPHFNEMGPYVFSEVDYKINQVWNDNETITFQQKRVWHFIASKSNGSLSDKITNINPVAASIGYKLRFKGLFALLAVNSVLKILNESRTVTKTVGELLFDGYDDKLLELVHKLNVTKDLPFSKFGWFYNRNNSETYDGTFNMLTGATGLWDTGILQEWNYSDKSKNFKKECGFINGTLGDAWPTVAENSSVNIFAPDVCTLLNLNFSKEEDHEGLIGKKYVSTSTMLDNGTKVPSRACYCQDVECQPSGTLNVSSCKFGAPAFISLPHFYLADPSYLDAVDGLSPSRNKHEFSMLVEPNFGVPLRVNARLQLNLLIQPIKHLSLYTNIPRIYMPILWFKQEANLTANYARQVKFIATLPLLGHVTFYGIACIGILLMFVGIGVYLKKFRNSDDNQRLIPKTDVNSSTINS from the exons atGTCCACTGAATCTATTTCAGTGAGGTTAGAAAATGAGTCGTCACCTTTAtt aCCACAGCCGAAAAAAATGGCCCcatcaaaaattaaactcGGAATTATTTTTGGAGTTGCTATTGTTTCCATTTGCGCGGGGATAACTGTTGGTGTTTTATGGGAgtctattattaataaaataattgtaaaa gAACTGTCTTTGACACAAACATCAGAAAAATATACCATGTGGAAAGAAACACCTATACCTATGTACTTAGAAGTTTATCTGTTTAATTGGACAAACCCCCAAGATTTTTCGGTATATTCAAAAGTAAAACCCCACTTCAATGAAATGGGTCCTTATGTCTTTag cgaagttgattataaaattaaccaaGTTTGGAATGATAATGAAACGATAACATTCCAACAGAAACGTGTCTGGCATTTCATTGCATCTAAATCGAATGGGTCTTTAAgtgataaaataacaaatataaatcCAGTAGCTGCc tccaTAGGATATAAATTACGGTTCAAAGGACTTTTTGCCCTACTTGCAGTCAAtagtgttttaaaaatattaaacgaaTCACGAACAGTTACCAAGACAGTAGGTGAATTATTATTCGATGGGTACGATGATAAATTATTGGAATTAGTTCATAAACTTAATGTCACTAAGGATTTACCGTTCTCTAAATTCGGTTGGTTTTACAAc CGAAATAATTCCGAGACTTACGACGGAACTTTCAACATGCTGACAGGCGCTACAGGGCTATGGGATACAGGAATACTCCAGGAGTGGAATTACAgtgataaatcaaaaaattttaaaaaagaatgcGGGTTTATCAATGGCACCTTAGGCGATGCATGGCCTACAGTTGCTGAAAATTCTTCAGTTAACATTTTCGCGCCTGACGTCTGTACACTTCTTAATCTAAATTTTAGCAAGGAAGAAGACCATGAAGGCTTGATaggaaaaaaatatgtatctaCATCGACGATGCTGGACAACGGTACCAAAGTACCCTCACGCGCTTGCTATTGTCAGGATGTTGAGTGTCAACCCAGCGGAACGCTTAATGTATCATCGTGTAAATTTGGCGCTCCAGCGTTTATCAGTTTACCGCATTTTTATCTTGCTGATCCGAGTTATCTGGATGCCGTCGACGGTTTATCGCCATCGAGAAACAAACATGAGTTCTCTATGCTTGTTGAACCa AACTTTGGAGTTCCGTTAAGAGTTAACGCGCGTTTACAACTTAATTTGTTGATTCAACCCATAAAACATTTATC ATTATACACAAATATACCACGAATTTATATGCCAATTTTGTGGTTTAAGCAAGAGGCTAATTTGACAGCTAATTATGCGAGACAAGTAAAGTTCATTGCAACTCTTCCATTGTTGGGTCACGTAACTTTTTACGGAATCGCATGCAttggaattttattaatgttcgTGGGAATTGGAGTTTATCTCAAAAAGTTCAGAAATTCAGACGACAATCAACGGCTGATTCCAAAAACAGATGTCAATTCTTCGACGATTAATTcatga
- the LOC123273187 gene encoding protein croquemort-like isoform X3, with the protein MAPSKIKLGIIFGVAIVSICAGITVGVLWESIINKIIVKELSLTQTSEKYTMWKETPIPMYLEVYLFNWTNPQDFSVYSKVKPHFNEMGPYVFSEVDYKINQVWNDNETITFQQKRVWHFIASKSNGSLSDKITNINPVAASIGYKLRFKGLFALLAVNSVLKILNESRTVTKTVGELLFDGYDDKLLELVHKLNVTKDLPFSKFGWFYNRNNSETYDGTFNMLTGATGLWDTGILQEWNYSDKSKNFKKECGFINGTLGDAWPTVAENSSVNIFAPDVCTLLNLNFSKEEDHEGLIGKKYVSTSTMLDNGTKVPSRACYCQDVECQPSGTLNVSSCKFGAPAFISLPHFYLADPSYLDAVDGLSPSRNKHEFSMLVEPNFGVPLRVNARLQLNLLIQPIKHLSLYTNIPRIYMPILWFKQEANLTANYARQVKFIATLPLLGHVTFYGIACIGILLMFVGIGVYLKKFRNSDDNQRLIPKTDVNSSTINS; encoded by the exons ATGGCCCcatcaaaaattaaactcGGAATTATTTTTGGAGTTGCTATTGTTTCCATTTGCGCGGGGATAACTGTTGGTGTTTTATGGGAgtctattattaataaaataattgtaaaa gAACTGTCTTTGACACAAACATCAGAAAAATATACCATGTGGAAAGAAACACCTATACCTATGTACTTAGAAGTTTATCTGTTTAATTGGACAAACCCCCAAGATTTTTCGGTATATTCAAAAGTAAAACCCCACTTCAATGAAATGGGTCCTTATGTCTTTag cgaagttgattataaaattaaccaaGTTTGGAATGATAATGAAACGATAACATTCCAACAGAAACGTGTCTGGCATTTCATTGCATCTAAATCGAATGGGTCTTTAAgtgataaaataacaaatataaatcCAGTAGCTGCc tccaTAGGATATAAATTACGGTTCAAAGGACTTTTTGCCCTACTTGCAGTCAAtagtgttttaaaaatattaaacgaaTCACGAACAGTTACCAAGACAGTAGGTGAATTATTATTCGATGGGTACGATGATAAATTATTGGAATTAGTTCATAAACTTAATGTCACTAAGGATTTACCGTTCTCTAAATTCGGTTGGTTTTACAAc CGAAATAATTCCGAGACTTACGACGGAACTTTCAACATGCTGACAGGCGCTACAGGGCTATGGGATACAGGAATACTCCAGGAGTGGAATTACAgtgataaatcaaaaaattttaaaaaagaatgcGGGTTTATCAATGGCACCTTAGGCGATGCATGGCCTACAGTTGCTGAAAATTCTTCAGTTAACATTTTCGCGCCTGACGTCTGTACACTTCTTAATCTAAATTTTAGCAAGGAAGAAGACCATGAAGGCTTGATaggaaaaaaatatgtatctaCATCGACGATGCTGGACAACGGTACCAAAGTACCCTCACGCGCTTGCTATTGTCAGGATGTTGAGTGTCAACCCAGCGGAACGCTTAATGTATCATCGTGTAAATTTGGCGCTCCAGCGTTTATCAGTTTACCGCATTTTTATCTTGCTGATCCGAGTTATCTGGATGCCGTCGACGGTTTATCGCCATCGAGAAACAAACATGAGTTCTCTATGCTTGTTGAACCa AACTTTGGAGTTCCGTTAAGAGTTAACGCGCGTTTACAACTTAATTTGTTGATTCAACCCATAAAACATTTATC ATTATACACAAATATACCACGAATTTATATGCCAATTTTGTGGTTTAAGCAAGAGGCTAATTTGACAGCTAATTATGCGAGACAAGTAAAGTTCATTGCAACTCTTCCATTGTTGGGTCACGTAACTTTTTACGGAATCGCATGCAttggaattttattaatgttcgTGGGAATTGGAGTTTATCTCAAAAAGTTCAGAAATTCAGACGACAATCAACGGCTGATTCCAAAAACAGATGTCAATTCTTCGACGATTAATTcatga
- the LOC123273261 gene encoding intraflagellar transport protein 57 homolog, which translates to MFRESAKIVIDVEDSPSASYVSNVRMEDLLEKLKLLNYDTDFVQELKMKPINRHYFVIPTNPGEQFYLFTSLAAWLVRKAGKNFEQPQESDDPNAIIALIMDHVKEFGVSVEFPPNKLKQGVGEHAIYVLDSLADQAIKASKFKWKKVEIPADEPDQEPEIEDDDAELILEKVEEEMMADYDDEDDDILHIDDITKLYGKTMEDVQKPDNILESQTDAEEWKLELERVLPQLKVTIKTDSRDWRSHLEQMKQLRANISTGLNGTKNQLDKLHTDIANTLDKIKMREMYLNKQLEPTLVEFRGLQEELLKIKEHYRDVSGGVTERTRTLNKLSDELEQVKKEMDERGSSMTDGTPLINIKKTITKLKSEISEMNVRVGVLEYTLMCTKIRDRVQMQEDMNNTTNTLIIK; encoded by the exons atgtttcgTGAATCAGCTAAAATTGTTATAGATGTTGAGGATTCACCGTCAGCATCTTATGTCAGTAATGTACGCATGGAAGATttgttggaaaaattaaaactattaaattacGACACTGACTTTGTacaagaattaaaaatgaagCCAATTAACag gcaTTACTTTGTCATACCAACAAATCCCGGTGAgcagttttatttatttacttcatTAGCAGCCTGGCTAGTAAGAAAagctggaaaaaattttgaacaaccCCAAGAATCAGATGATCCTAATGCGATAATTGCACTGATAATGGACCATGTAAAAGAATTCGGAGTATCTGTTGAATTTCCACCGAATAAATTGAAACAGGGTGTTGGAGAGCATGCTATTTACGTCCTAGATAGCTTGGCCGATCAAGCGATAAAAGCTTCCAAGTTCAAATGGAAAAA AGTTGAAATTCCAGCAGATGAGCCGGATCAAGAGCCAGAAATAGAGGATGATGATGCCGAATTGATTTTAGAAAAAGTTGAGGAAGAAATGATGGCCGATTACGACGACGAAGACGATGACATTCTACACATTGATGATATCACCAAACTCTACGGAAAAACAATG GAAGACGTCCAGAAGCCTGATAATATTTTGGAGTCTCAAACAGACGCTGAAGAATGGAAACTTGAACTGGAGCGTGTTCTTCCTCAGCTTAAAGTTACTATAAAAACAg aTTCCAGAGATTGGAGATCACACCTAGAACAAATGAAGCAGCTGAGAGCCAATATTTCGACGGGTTTAAATGGCACTAAAAATCAATTAGATAAATTGCACACGGACATTGCAAATACGCTCGATAAGATAAAGATGCGGGAAATGTATCTCAATAAACAATTAGAGCCTACCTTAGTTGAATTCAGGGGTCTAcag GaagaactattaaaaataaaagaacacTATCGCGATGTGAGCGGCGGAGTGACGGAGCGTACGcgtacattaaataaattgtcagaTGAACTAGAGCAAGTGAAAAAAGAAATGGATGAGCGAGGCTCCAGCATGACTGACGGAA CGCCACTGATAAACATAAAGAAAACTAtcacaaaattaaaatccGAGATATCAGAAATGAACGTGAGGGTCGGTGTCTTAGAGTATACACTTATGTGCACGAAAATTCGTGACAGAGTTCAGATGCAAGAGGACATGAACAATACGACCAAtacattgataataaaataa
- the LOC123273323 gene encoding protein cornichon homolog 4 gives MTILSESLLFAFALLDTGAVLFLLVYFVIALSDLECDYLNAQQCCARLNKWIIPKIAAHSFLDFLMLIHGQWLLALVNLPMTMWLCYEYFTIPRGNLGVFDPTEIHNRGQLKKHNRDCMIYLGYNLIFFFIYLYCLIIALLRGDPINRKDDDVIEF, from the exons ATGACAATCTTATCCGAGTCACTTTTATTCGCATTCGCACTTCTTGATACAGGAGCTGTGCTATTTCTGCTGGTGTATTTT GTAATTGCATTATCGGATCTTGAGTGTGATTATTTAAATGCACAGCAATGTTGTGCAAGACTAAATAAG tggATAATACCAAAGATAGCGGCACAtagttttttggattttttaatgttaatacATGGTCAATGGTTGCTTGCACTAGTTAATCTTCCAATGACTATGTGGCTGTGTTATGAATATTTTACAATACCACGAGGTAACCTTGGTGTCTTTGATCCTACTGAAATACACAACAGAGGTCAACTAAAGAAACATAATCGAGATTGTATGATTTACCTTGGATACAATCTTATATTCTTTTTCATCTATCTTTACTG TTTGATAATAGCACTGCTGCGCGGAGACCCGATAAACAGAAAAGATGACGATGTCATTGAGTTTTAA